The Flavobacterium commune genome contains a region encoding:
- a CDS encoding OmpA family protein — protein sequence MKKKIATLSLFVLSFAASAQNMGTASTEKTVDVSAYNKWSIELNGGINKTTGAMTAGFYTDTPNLFHADLGVRYMFNPKFGLKLDFGYDKLKEGKESFAFDSNYFRTDLQGVINLGRVLNFETWTNRIGLLGHGGFGVSMLTSDGFNGEDYMANGIAGLTTQVRLSNSVALTADFTGIINGNQTYNFDGMSQTTAKAFNGSIFNASLGLTFYLGKNKRHADWIGEADRFDALENRVSLIETALIDSDKDGVADLYDLEPNSIAGVAVNTKGQSIDNNKNGVPDEMESYLDGRYAQKNSNLTNSTVEELINGGYVNVYFDFNSAKPTNASLSGVDFLVKYLKNNPSKRADIIGYADEVGNTSYNQQLSQKRAEAVKNIVTNAGIDASRLTVKGNGEDTSVNKNSAEARQIVRRVTFKVN from the coding sequence ATGAAAAAGAAAATTGCAACCTTATCCTTATTCGTACTTTCATTTGCTGCTAGTGCACAAAATATGGGAACAGCTTCTACTGAAAAAACTGTTGATGTAAGTGCCTATAACAAATGGTCTATCGAATTAAATGGTGGTATTAATAAAACAACTGGTGCAATGACAGCAGGTTTTTATACAGATACACCTAATTTATTTCATGCAGATTTAGGAGTAAGGTATATGTTTAACCCAAAATTTGGTTTGAAGTTAGATTTTGGATACGATAAATTAAAAGAAGGAAAAGAGTCTTTTGCTTTTGATTCTAATTATTTCAGAACTGATTTACAAGGGGTAATCAATTTAGGAAGAGTTTTGAATTTTGAAACATGGACTAATAGAATAGGATTATTAGGGCATGGAGGTTTTGGAGTTTCAATGCTTACATCAGATGGATTTAATGGTGAAGATTATATGGCAAATGGAATTGCGGGATTAACTACTCAAGTTCGTTTATCTAATTCAGTTGCTTTAACAGCAGATTTCACAGGAATTATCAATGGTAATCAAACGTATAATTTTGACGGGATGTCACAAACAACCGCAAAAGCATTTAACGGAAGTATTTTTAACGCATCGTTAGGTCTTACTTTTTACTTAGGTAAAAATAAAAGACATGCTGACTGGATTGGTGAAGCTGACAGATTTGATGCTTTAGAAAATAGAGTATCTTTAATCGAAACAGCTCTTATTGATTCTGATAAAGACGGTGTAGCTGATTTATATGATTTGGAACCAAATTCTATTGCAGGTGTAGCTGTTAATACAAAAGGACAATCTATTGATAATAATAAAAATGGAGTTCCGGATGAAATGGAAAGTTATTTAGATGGCAGATACGCACAAAAGAATAGTAATCTTACTAACAGTACTGTTGAAGAATTAATTAATGGAGGATACGTAAATGTATATTTTGATTTTAATTCAGCTAAACCAACAAACGCTTCATTATCAGGAGTTGACTTTTTAGTTAAATATTTGAAAAATAACCCATCTAAAAGAGCGGATATCATAGGATATGCAGATGAGGTAGGTAATACAAGTTATAACCAACAATTATCTCAAAAAAGAGCTGAAGCGGTTAAAAATATTGTAACTAATGCTGGAATTGACGCTTCAAGATTAACTGTGAAAGGGAATGGAGAAGATACATCAGTGAATAAAAATTCTGCTGAAGCACGTCAAATCGTAAGAAGAGTTACTTTTAAAGTGAATTAA
- a CDS encoding agmatine deiminase family protein produces the protein MTTTNRRFPAEWEKQEGILLCFPHNGNDWPGKYEAIQWAFVEFIKKVATYEKVFLVVIDEKLKAKVTDMLDRARVNLEQVSFIIQKTNRSWMRDSGPIIVYNNGKREGLNFNFNGWAKYKNFQLDKHVPATVSDFLKIPLTQVTYKGKPVIVEGGAIDVNGRGTLLTSEECLMHPSIQVRNAGFTKQDYEAVFKEYLGVTNVIWLGDGIAGDDTHGHIDDLARFVNEDTIVTIVETDPNDPNYKPLQDNLKRLQNTKLENGKPPVIVALPMPKRLDFEDLRLPASYANFLILNNCVLVPTFNDPNDRKALNILAECFPDREIIGISAIDLIWGFGTLHCLSQQIPE, from the coding sequence ATGACAACTACAAACAGAAGATTTCCCGCCGAATGGGAAAAACAAGAGGGAATTTTACTTTGTTTTCCGCACAATGGAAATGATTGGCCTGGAAAATACGAAGCTATCCAATGGGCATTTGTAGAATTCATCAAAAAAGTGGCTACTTATGAAAAAGTGTTTTTGGTTGTTATTGATGAAAAACTAAAAGCCAAAGTAACCGATATGCTCGATAGAGCAAGAGTAAATCTGGAACAAGTTTCATTTATCATCCAAAAAACAAATAGAAGCTGGATGCGTGATTCAGGTCCTATCATAGTGTATAATAACGGAAAAAGAGAGGGATTAAACTTTAACTTCAACGGCTGGGCAAAATACAAAAACTTCCAACTGGACAAGCATGTTCCTGCTACTGTTTCAGATTTCTTAAAAATACCATTAACACAAGTAACCTATAAAGGAAAACCAGTAATTGTAGAAGGTGGTGCCATTGATGTAAACGGTCGTGGAACGCTATTAACTTCGGAAGAATGCCTGATGCACCCGAGTATCCAGGTGCGTAACGCCGGTTTTACTAAACAAGATTACGAAGCTGTTTTTAAAGAATACTTGGGTGTCACTAATGTAATTTGGTTAGGCGATGGAATTGCAGGAGACGACACTCATGGACATATTGACGATTTAGCTCGATTTGTAAACGAAGACACCATTGTAACCATCGTAGAAACTGATCCTAATGATCCTAACTACAAACCTTTACAGGACAATTTGAAGCGTTTACAAAATACCAAGTTGGAAAACGGAAAACCACCTGTTATTGTAGCTCTACCCATGCCAAAACGCCTGGATTTCGAAGACTTAAGATTACCGGCTAGTTATGCTAATTTCTTAATTTTAAACAATTGTGTTTTAGTACCAACTTTTAATGACCCAAATGATAGAAAGGCTTTAAATATTCTGGCGGAATGTTTCCCGGACAGAGAAATCATAGGCATAAGCGCAATTGATTTAATTTGGGGATTCGGAACCTTACATTGTCTAAGTCAACAAATTCCAGAATAA
- a CDS encoding DUF3307 domain-containing protein, which produces MVALFLSLLLAHLLGDFLLQPTVWVKDKKKKKIKSKYLYFHVGLHFILLLITTQFNSNYLLGVAFVTLSHLGIDCAKLYFEKKKTEKLWFFVDQLLHLVVIAVVVVYYFPVEISITSLYSQQNLALITALVSVTYVSAIVLKVLLSKWSDQLIKTDDTNNAGKYIGILERLFIFFFVVMNFWEGIGFLLAAKSIFRFGDLKESKDVRLTEYILIGTLLSFGFGILFAMLYKGLLQI; this is translated from the coding sequence ATGGTAGCATTATTTTTAAGTTTGCTTTTGGCTCATTTGTTAGGTGATTTTTTGTTGCAGCCAACTGTCTGGGTAAAAGACAAGAAGAAGAAAAAAATCAAATCGAAGTATTTGTATTTTCATGTAGGATTACATTTTATATTATTGTTGATTACAACTCAGTTTAACAGCAATTATTTATTAGGAGTTGCTTTTGTGACTTTGAGTCACCTTGGAATTGATTGTGCCAAATTGTATTTCGAAAAAAAGAAAACGGAAAAACTTTGGTTTTTTGTCGATCAGCTGTTGCATTTGGTGGTGATTGCAGTAGTAGTAGTTTATTATTTTCCAGTTGAAATTTCTATAACAAGTTTGTACTCACAGCAAAATTTAGCTTTGATTACGGCCTTAGTTTCGGTAACTTATGTGAGTGCGATTGTTTTAAAAGTACTGTTGTCTAAATGGAGTGACCAACTTATTAAAACCGATGATACCAATAATGCAGGGAAATACATTGGAATTCTGGAACGACTTTTTATTTTCTTTTTTGTGGTGATGAATTTTTGGGAAGGAATCGGTTTTTTATTGGCTGCGAAATCTATTTTCAGGTTTGGTGATTTAAAAGAATCCAAAGATGTTCGTTTGACCGAATATATTTTGATAGGAACTTTGTTGAGTTTTGGATTCGGAATTTTATTTGCGATGCTTTATAAGGGACTTTTACAGATATAG
- a CDS encoding transcriptional regulator, translated as MKAVITGDIMHSRKVLSSVWLTDLKAVLKNYGNEPKDWEIYRGDSFQLLVPAEDALEIALLIKATIKQHKELDVRMAIGVGNVDYSADKITESNGTAFINSGECFEGLKKETLGIQTPWIEFNSIFEVILSFMLMIVDNWTSTSAEVIKKAFENPEINQNQLATVLNKKSQSSISASLKRAAHEELKNMIAFYKQEIKKQW; from the coding sequence ATGAAAGCAGTAATTACAGGGGATATTATGCACTCCAGAAAAGTCCTTTCGTCAGTATGGCTGACCGATTTGAAGGCTGTTTTGAAGAATTATGGCAATGAACCTAAAGATTGGGAAATTTATCGAGGAGATAGTTTTCAGTTGCTTGTACCCGCCGAAGATGCCCTCGAAATAGCATTATTGATTAAAGCTACAATCAAACAACACAAAGAGCTTGATGTTCGAATGGCAATAGGTGTGGGTAATGTTGATTATAGTGCTGATAAGATAACCGAATCGAATGGTACTGCTTTTATCAATTCAGGGGAATGTTTTGAAGGTTTGAAAAAAGAAACATTAGGAATACAAACGCCTTGGATAGAATTTAATTCAATTTTTGAAGTTATTCTTTCTTTTATGCTGATGATTGTTGATAACTGGACAAGTACATCTGCGGAGGTTATTAAAAAAGCATTTGAAAATCCTGAAATAAATCAAAATCAATTGGCTACGGTGCTGAATAAAAAAAGCCAAAGTTCGATAAGTGCTTCGTTAAAAAGAGCAGCTCATGAAGAATTGAAAAATATGATTGCATTTTATAAACAAGAAATCAAAAAACAATGGTAG
- the recG gene encoding ATP-dependent DNA helicase RecG, translated as MSSNNLLLTPIEYLKGVGPSRGELLRKELGIHKYADLLNFYPNRYIDRTRYYKINELQNNVAEVQIIGKIINIKTVEFAKGRKRLVATFIDDTGQMELVWFQGHKWIRESLKLNQIIVIFGKCTSFNGMYNMAHPEIELWSEHEKSLRSAMQPVYPSTETLTNRGISNRVINKMMQQLFLETQALFTETLPDYLTQELKLIPKNAALFNIHFPKSADALAKAQFRLKFEELFFIQIQLIMKNLIQKHKIKGHSFTKVGEFFNEFYQNHLPFELTNAQKRVIKEIRTDMGTNAQMNRLLQGDVGSGKTIVAFMSMLLAMDNGFQACLMAPTEILANQHFIGLSELAKKLNLNIKILTGSTKTSDRKIIHEELENGSLQILIGTHALLEDKVKFHSLGLAIIDEQHRFGVEQRSRLWKKNDIPPHILVMTATPIPRTLAMSLYGDLDISVIDELPPGRKPIQTVHRYDSNRLKIWKFIRDEIALGRQIYIVYPLIQESEKMDYKDLMDGYESISRDFPLPTYAISIVHGKMKPADKDAEMKRFAEGKTNIMVATTVIEVGVNVPNASVMIIESAERFGLSQLHQLRGRVGRGAEQSYCILITDHKLSSDSKTRMETMVRTNDGFEIAEVDLKLRGPGNLMGTQQSGVLNLQIADIVKDREILSLARAHAIKILSDDAPLQKPEHAVLRAVYMELTKKKNIWNYIS; from the coding sequence ATGTCCTCTAACAATCTCCTGCTCACTCCTATCGAATACTTAAAAGGCGTTGGTCCTAGTCGGGGCGAATTGCTTCGAAAGGAATTGGGGATTCATAAATATGCAGATTTACTCAATTTTTACCCCAACCGCTACATCGACCGAACCCGTTATTACAAAATTAACGAATTACAAAACAATGTAGCCGAAGTACAAATCATCGGGAAGATTATCAATATAAAAACCGTAGAATTTGCCAAAGGCAGAAAACGTCTCGTGGCGACTTTTATCGATGACACCGGTCAGATGGAATTAGTATGGTTTCAAGGGCACAAATGGATTAGAGAATCCTTGAAATTAAATCAAATCATAGTGATTTTTGGAAAATGTACTTCGTTTAACGGCATGTACAACATGGCGCATCCCGAAATCGAATTGTGGAGCGAACACGAAAAAAGTTTGCGTTCGGCGATGCAACCCGTTTATCCTTCGACCGAAACCCTGACTAATCGGGGGATTTCAAACCGGGTAATCAACAAAATGATGCAACAATTGTTTTTGGAAACACAAGCCTTGTTTACAGAAACCCTGCCTGATTACTTAACGCAAGAGTTGAAGTTAATTCCGAAGAATGCCGCCTTATTTAATATCCATTTTCCTAAAAGTGCCGATGCCTTGGCGAAAGCTCAATTTCGATTAAAATTTGAAGAATTGTTTTTCATCCAAATCCAACTGATTATGAAAAACCTGATTCAAAAACACAAAATAAAAGGACATTCATTTACCAAAGTAGGCGAATTTTTCAACGAATTTTACCAAAATCATCTGCCTTTTGAACTGACTAACGCTCAAAAAAGAGTGATTAAAGAAATCCGAACCGATATGGGAACCAATGCCCAGATGAATCGTTTATTACAAGGTGATGTAGGTTCGGGAAAAACCATTGTGGCTTTTATGAGTATGTTGCTGGCGATGGATAACGGTTTTCAGGCTTGCCTAATGGCACCAACAGAAATCTTAGCCAATCAACATTTTATCGGACTTTCTGAGTTAGCTAAAAAACTAAATTTAAATATAAAAATACTTACTGGTTCAACTAAAACTTCAGATAGAAAAATCATTCATGAAGAACTGGAAAATGGTAGTTTACAAATCCTTATTGGCACACACGCTCTGCTGGAGGACAAAGTAAAATTCCATAGTTTGGGCTTAGCCATTATTGACGAACAACACCGTTTTGGAGTAGAACAACGTTCCCGATTGTGGAAAAAAAACGATATTCCGCCACATATTTTGGTAATGACCGCCACTCCTATTCCGCGAACTTTAGCGATGAGTTTGTATGGCGATTTAGATATTTCGGTTATTGACGAATTGCCTCCGGGTCGAAAACCCATTCAAACCGTGCATCGTTATGACAGCAACCGCTTGAAAATTTGGAAATTTATCAGAGACGAAATTGCTTTAGGCCGCCAAATCTATATTGTGTATCCATTGATTCAGGAATCGGAAAAAATGGATTACAAAGATTTAATGGACGGTTACGAAAGTATTTCCAGAGATTTTCCACTACCAACTTATGCTATTTCTATTGTTCATGGCAAAATGAAACCAGCGGATAAAGATGCCGAAATGAAACGCTTTGCCGAAGGAAAAACCAATATTATGGTGGCTACAACTGTAATTGAAGTGGGCGTAAATGTTCCTAATGCTTCGGTTATGATTATTGAAAGTGCCGAACGTTTTGGACTTTCGCAACTGCACCAATTGCGGGGTCGCGTAGGACGTGGTGCAGAACAAAGTTATTGCATCCTAATTACAGATCATAAACTGAGTTCCGACAGCAAAACCCGAATGGAAACTATGGTTCGCACTAATGATGGTTTTGAAATTGCCGAAGTCGATTTAAAACTTCGTGGGCCAGGAAACCTTATGGGAACCCAACAAAGTGGCGTACTCAACCTTCAAATTGCCGACATTGTTAAAGACAGAGAAATATTATCGCTCGCCAGAGCACATGCTATAAAAATTCTATCAGACGACGCACCTTTACAAAAACCGGAACATGCTGTTTTGAGAGCAGTCTATATGGAATTGACTAAGAAAAAAAATATCTGGAATTATATTAGTTAA
- a CDS encoding efflux RND transporter periplasmic adaptor subunit, with protein MKIKNIVYALLIIGLGSFITYRVIENKSDSENGKDKSDKKSPIAVNGIVVKPQTFENNLSLSGSIEANEQVEIRSEVSGIVESINFKEGSNISKGQLLFKVNDSELRAQLSQTTTKEKLAAENERRAKLLLQKEAISQEEYDIARAEYASAKAQSQLIKAQIAKTAVRAPFSGKIGLRSISPGTYITPTVLVAKLVNVEKVKISFSIPEKYAAQVKMGAVIDINVSGSTNKYTAKIYAIEPEVEITTRTLKIRAIADNTDGKLFPGTFADVNLPLSTIKDAIVIPTEAIVPVQNGKKVFISNMGKAKEVMVEATTRTDSSILILSGLNAGDTLITSGVMSLKDEAPIKVKVRK; from the coding sequence ATGAAAATTAAAAACATAGTTTACGCTTTATTAATCATCGGATTAGGTTCCTTCATTACTTATAGGGTCATCGAAAACAAAAGCGACTCTGAAAACGGTAAAGACAAATCAGATAAAAAAAGTCCAATTGCAGTAAATGGAATTGTAGTAAAACCACAAACTTTTGAGAACAATCTTTCGTTATCAGGTTCTATTGAAGCCAATGAACAAGTAGAAATTCGCTCAGAAGTTTCAGGAATTGTAGAAAGTATTAACTTCAAAGAAGGGAGTAATATCAGTAAAGGACAACTGCTTTTTAAAGTTAATGATTCTGAACTAAGAGCGCAATTAAGTCAAACAACTACTAAAGAAAAACTGGCAGCCGAAAATGAAAGAAGAGCTAAGCTTTTGCTACAAAAAGAAGCAATAAGTCAGGAAGAATACGATATTGCCCGAGCAGAATATGCTTCGGCTAAAGCACAAAGTCAATTAATCAAGGCTCAAATTGCTAAAACTGCAGTAAGAGCACCATTTTCGGGAAAAATCGGATTGCGTTCCATTTCACCGGGAACTTACATCACTCCTACCGTTTTAGTTGCCAAATTAGTCAATGTCGAAAAAGTAAAAATCAGTTTTTCGATTCCTGAAAAATATGCGGCACAAGTAAAAATGGGTGCTGTAATCGATATTAATGTTTCAGGTTCTACAAATAAATATACCGCAAAAATATACGCTATTGAACCCGAAGTAGAGATTACAACTCGAACGTTGAAAATTCGTGCTATTGCTGATAATACTGATGGGAAACTATTCCCTGGAACTTTTGCTGATGTAAATTTACCATTAAGCACCATTAAGGATGCTATTGTTATCCCAACAGAAGCTATTGTACCGGTACAGAATGGTAAAAAAGTTTTTATTTCAAATATGGGCAAAGCCAAAGAAGTCATGGTTGAAGCTACTACCAGGACCGATTCTTCAATTTTAATACTTTCAGGATTAAATGCAGGAGATACTTTAATAACCAGCGGTGTAATGTCATTAAAAGATGAGGCTCCAATAAAAGTAAAAGTAAGAAAATAG